Proteins from a single region of Lujinxingia litoralis:
- a CDS encoding ParB/RepB/Spo0J family partition protein codes for MAPTDDQKSGRKALGKGLGALIPKQSESAEKREFIRLPIARIDTARPQPRTFFDGDRIEELSESIKESGLIQPLVVRERQGRYELIAGERRLRACKLAGLSEVPVVIKDVTETEAYTLALIENIQREDLNPVEEALAYQKLLDDSGLSQAELATRVGKSRSALANSVRLLTLSEFVLDLVASGELSAGHARAIITLEAEPAERLAAQVVAEEWSVRETEEYVRNLKEPPPQRAKPQRIRYRDDALVRDLTERLQHRLGTRVKVKDRQGKGKIEIYYDDLEILQSVLERIQVDDEPGPTE; via the coding sequence ATGGCACCGACCGACGACCAGAAGTCCGGGCGCAAGGCGCTCGGCAAGGGCCTGGGCGCGCTCATCCCCAAACAGAGCGAGAGCGCCGAGAAGCGCGAGTTCATTCGCCTGCCCATCGCCCGCATCGACACCGCGCGCCCCCAGCCGCGCACCTTCTTCGACGGCGATCGCATCGAAGAGCTCTCCGAGAGCATCAAAGAAAGCGGGCTGATTCAGCCTCTGGTCGTGCGCGAGCGCCAGGGACGCTACGAGCTGATTGCCGGGGAGCGCCGCCTGCGCGCCTGCAAACTCGCCGGGCTCAGCGAAGTACCGGTCGTAATCAAGGATGTGACCGAGACCGAGGCCTACACCCTGGCTTTGATCGAGAACATTCAGCGCGAAGACCTCAACCCGGTTGAAGAAGCCCTGGCCTACCAGAAACTGCTGGATGACTCGGGCCTGAGTCAGGCCGAGCTGGCCACCCGCGTGGGCAAATCCCGCAGCGCCCTGGCCAACTCCGTGCGCCTGCTCACCCTCTCGGAATTCGTGCTCGACCTGGTCGCCAGTGGCGAGCTCAGCGCCGGGCACGCCCGCGCCATCATCACCCTGGAGGCCGAGCCCGCCGAACGCCTGGCAGCCCAGGTGGTGGCCGAGGAATGGTCGGTACGCGAGACCGAAGAGTACGTCCGCAACCTCAAAGAGCCCCCGCCGCAGCGCGCCAAACCCCAGCGCATTCGCTACCGCGATGATGCCCTGGTGCGCGATCTTACCGAACGCCTCCAGCACCGCCTGGGCACCCGCGTCAAAGTCAAAGATCGCCAGGGCAAAGGCAAAATCGAAATCTACTACGACGATCTCGAGATCCTTCAGTCGGTGCTCGAACGCATCCAGGTCGACGACGAGCCTGGCCCCACCGAGTAA
- a CDS encoding ParA family protein, with amino-acid sequence MKKVVAIANQKGGVGKTTTSVNLAACLAAESCRVLLIDLDPQGNATSGVGVDRLECDTSIYDALVGTRTISGLIRATNTENLDLIPSTTDLAGAQIELVNAGDREFRLRKALEEVPEEYDFIILDCPPSLGLLTINALVAANTVLVPIQTEYYALEGLGHLLRTIELIHEHLNPALTIEGILLTMYDSRTNLSEQVATEVSTHFGELVFQTVIPRNVRLGEAPSFGMPISEYDRSSRGAISYRDFAREFLKRNGHQGHSASA; translated from the coding sequence GTGAAAAAAGTCGTCGCAATTGCCAACCAGAAAGGGGGCGTGGGCAAAACCACAACCTCGGTGAACCTGGCAGCCTGCCTGGCCGCCGAGTCGTGCCGGGTCTTGTTGATTGACCTCGATCCCCAGGGCAACGCCACCAGTGGCGTGGGGGTGGACCGCCTGGAATGTGACACCTCGATCTACGACGCGCTCGTGGGCACCCGCACCATCTCCGGGCTTATCCGCGCGACCAACACCGAGAACCTGGACCTGATCCCCAGCACCACCGACCTTGCCGGCGCCCAGATCGAGTTGGTCAACGCCGGCGATCGCGAGTTTCGCCTGCGCAAAGCCTTAGAAGAGGTCCCCGAGGAGTACGACTTTATCATCCTCGACTGTCCGCCCTCGCTGGGCCTCCTCACGATCAACGCGCTGGTGGCCGCCAACACCGTGCTCGTACCCATCCAGACCGAGTACTACGCACTGGAGGGGCTGGGCCACCTCCTGCGCACCATTGAGCTTATCCACGAGCATCTCAACCCGGCTCTGACCATCGAGGGCATCCTGCTGACCATGTACGACTCGCGCACCAACTTAAGCGAGCAGGTCGCCACCGAAGTCTCCACCCATTTCGGCGAGCTTGTCTTCCAGACGGTGATCCCCCGGAACGTGCGCCTGGGGGAGGCGCCTTCGTTCGGGATGCCGATCAGCGAATACGACCGCAGCTCCCGCGGCGCGATTTCCTACCGCGACTTTGCCCGCGAGTTCCTCAAGCGTAACGGGCATCAGGGGCACAGCGCCTCGGCCTGA